From the genome of Vicia villosa cultivar HV-30 ecotype Madison, WI linkage group LG2, Vvil1.0, whole genome shotgun sequence, one region includes:
- the LOC131646497 gene encoding histone H2A.2-like: protein MDAKKGAGGRKGGGPRKKAVSRTVRAGLQFPVGRIGRFLKKGRYAQRVGTGAPVYLAAVLEYLAAEVLELAGNAARDNKKKTISPRHLCLAVRNDEELGKLLAGVTIAYGGVLPNINPVLLPKRTESAASSSKSPSKAKKSPKKA from the exons ATGGACGCAAAGAAGGGAGCAGGAGGAAGGAAAGGCGGCGGACCAAGGAAGAAAGCAGTTTCAAGAACCGTTAGAGCTGGTCTTCAGTTCCCCGTCGGAAGAATCGGCCGGTTCTTGAAGAAAGGCCGATATGCTCAACGTGTTGGTACCGGTGCTCCTGTTTACCTAGCTGCTGTTCTTGAGTATCTTGCTGCTGAG GTTCTTGAGTTGGCGGGAAATGCGGCACGTGATAACAAGAAGAAAACGATTAGTCCGAGACATTTGTGTTTGGCTGTGAGGAATGATGAAGAGCTTGGGAAGTTGCTGGCTGGTGTTACTATTGCTTATGGTGGCGTTCTTCCTAACATCAACCCAGTGTTATTGCCGAAGAGGACTGAAAGTGCTGCTAGTTCTTCTAAGTCTCCTTCCAAGGCCAAGAAATCTCCAAAGAAGGCTTAG